Proteins from a genomic interval of Stenotrophomonas sp. 24(2023):
- a CDS encoding response regulator, with translation MPAPAPTLAPAAQWDRSLDALVLIVEDEAEITDIIAAYLEREGLRTLRAIDGPAALDLHRSARPDLVLLDVQLPGLDGWSVLSQLRQRGDTPVIMLTALDQDLDKLTALRMGADDYVVKPFNPAEVAARVRAVLRRTLRGTRPDAAPVLRVGPLVIDLATHAVHVEGDGYSHELLLTLTEFKLLHCMALAPTRIFSRSELMHECLPESEALERTVDSHVSKLRRKLDDVGMGHVPASVRGVGYRLMADR, from the coding sequence ATGCCAGCCCCTGCCCCTACCCTTGCGCCGGCCGCGCAATGGGACCGCTCCCTCGATGCGCTCGTGCTGATCGTGGAGGATGAAGCGGAAATCACCGACATCATCGCTGCCTACCTGGAACGTGAAGGCCTGCGCACGCTGCGCGCGATCGATGGCCCCGCTGCGCTCGACCTGCACCGCAGTGCACGCCCGGACCTGGTGCTGCTGGATGTGCAGCTGCCCGGGCTGGATGGCTGGAGCGTGCTGAGCCAGCTGCGCCAGCGCGGCGATACACCGGTCATCATGCTGACCGCGCTGGACCAGGACCTGGACAAGCTGACGGCCCTGCGCATGGGGGCCGACGATTACGTGGTCAAGCCTTTCAACCCGGCCGAAGTAGCCGCGCGCGTACGCGCCGTGCTGCGCCGCACGCTGCGTGGCACCCGCCCGGATGCCGCGCCGGTGCTGCGGGTCGGGCCGCTGGTGATCGACCTGGCCACCCACGCCGTGCACGTGGAAGGCGATGGCTACAGCCACGAGCTGCTGCTGACGCTGACCGAGTTCAAGCTGCTGCACTGCATGGCCCTGGCACCGACCCGCATCTTCAGCCGCAGCGAACTGATGCATGAGTGCCTGCCGGAAAGCGAGGCCCTCGAACGCACCGTGGACAGCCACGTGAGCAAGCTGCGCCGCAAACTCGATGATGTCGGCATGGGCCATGTCCCGGCCAGCGTGCGCGGTGTCGGCTACCGGCTGATGGCGGACCGCTGA
- a CDS encoding efflux RND transporter periplasmic adaptor subunit, translating into MRTFRTPFAALCAALALAMTACSAPDAPPPAPPRVGVLTVAPQVVQREDELPGRVAAVRTAQIRAQVGGIVLKRLFEQGAEVGQGQPLFQIDPAAFRADVDSALAALQRSEAALARSRLHSQRLHALASAQAVSQQNRDDANAEHEQARAAVNEARAILARRQLDLRYATVSAPIAGRIDQALVSEGALVGVADAEPMAVVQQIDQVYVDVRQPASQLQPLQRSAGQGDAVAVTVLGPGGQPLAESGQLLFSGINVDARTGDVILRILVDNPRRELLPGMYVRARVPRGGPDSTVLLPQQAVLRSAGGQAYAWVIASDGKAVIRTLQVDSGVPGHWRVRQGLAAGEKVVVEGQERLQEGMQVDARRWQPVTAAAEQS; encoded by the coding sequence ATGAGAACCTTCAGGACCCCGTTCGCCGCGCTGTGCGCGGCCCTCGCCCTGGCCATGACGGCCTGCTCCGCGCCCGACGCGCCGCCACCGGCCCCGCCCCGCGTGGGCGTGCTGACCGTGGCCCCGCAGGTCGTGCAGCGTGAAGACGAACTGCCCGGCCGCGTAGCGGCGGTGCGTACCGCGCAGATCCGTGCGCAGGTGGGCGGCATCGTGCTCAAGCGCCTGTTCGAGCAGGGCGCCGAAGTCGGCCAGGGCCAGCCGCTGTTCCAGATCGATCCGGCAGCGTTCCGCGCCGATGTCGATTCGGCGCTGGCCGCCCTGCAGCGCAGCGAGGCGGCGCTGGCACGTTCGCGCCTGCATTCGCAGCGCCTGCATGCGCTGGCCAGTGCGCAGGCGGTCAGCCAGCAGAACCGCGACGATGCCAATGCCGAGCATGAGCAGGCGCGCGCGGCGGTCAACGAGGCCCGGGCGATCCTGGCCCGGCGCCAGCTGGACCTGCGCTACGCCACGGTCAGCGCGCCCATCGCCGGGCGTATCGACCAGGCGCTGGTCAGTGAAGGCGCGCTGGTGGGCGTGGCCGATGCCGAGCCGATGGCGGTGGTGCAGCAGATCGACCAGGTCTATGTGGACGTGCGCCAGCCCGCATCGCAGCTGCAGCCGCTGCAGCGCAGTGCCGGGCAGGGCGATGCCGTGGCGGTGACCGTGCTGGGGCCGGGCGGGCAACCGCTGGCCGAGTCCGGGCAGCTGCTGTTCTCGGGCATCAACGTCGATGCGCGTACCGGTGATGTGATCCTGCGCATCCTGGTCGACAACCCGCGCCGTGAACTGCTACCGGGCATGTATGTCCGTGCACGGGTGCCACGCGGCGGGCCGGACAGCACCGTGCTGCTGCCACAGCAGGCCGTGCTGCGCAGTGCGGGCGGCCAGGCGTATGCCTGGGTGATCGCCAGCGACGGCAAGGCGGTCATCCGCACGCTGCAGGTGGACAGCGGCGTGCCCGGTCATTGGCGCGTGCGCCAGGGCCTGGCGGCCGGCGAAAAGGTGGTGGTGGAGGGGCAGGAGCGCCTGCAGGAAGGCATGCAGGTGGATGCCCGCCGCTGGCAGCCGGTCACCGCCGCGGCAGAACAGTCCTGA